The window CTAGGCACAAACTTGAATATGCATATATTCAGTTTCATAGGtaggatttatttatttttttgggtcAGAGATGGTATGTACGGATATGTGGTTCTTATATTTTACTAAGTGAGTAGAGTTTTTTAGGAGTACTTTAAATTCTGAACATGTGCCATAGAAAATGCCACCACAACCAAGTGCCACACGGGATCCACAAGTCGAGAGAAAGGAACCGAGACGTGGCCACTCTCGGCGCCAACCGCTACGGCCACCCCTTCCCATTCAAATCTCCACCATCCGATCCCATATCAACGGCTGGTGTTCCATCCACTCCACCACCATCAGTTCCCAACTCCCCCCAATTCGGAAACCAAAATTAACCAACCAACccaaccccgccgccgccgatggacgccgccgcgacggccgcgacggcgacggccgccgcTGCGATGGTGTGGTTCAGGAAGGGGCTTCGCGTGCACGACAACCCGGCGCTGGACGCggcccggcgcggcggcgccgctgcgcGGCTGTACCCGGTGTTCGTTCTCGACCCGCGGTACCTCCGCCCCGACCAGGCCGCGCCGTCCCCGGGCTCCGCGCGCGCCGGGGTCGCCCGCGTCCGCTTCCTCCTCGAGAGCCTCTCCGACCTCGacgcgcgcctccgccgcctcggctcccgcctcctcctcctccgcgcccgcgacgacggcgacgtcgccggcACCGTCTGCGCCGCCCTCAAGGACGTAAGCGACTACTCACCAATCAATCACTACCTCGTTCTTGTCGCAAATTAATCCCTCGTGGATTTTGCTCGCCAAGTGGAGAAATATTCGGGAAATTAACTTGTTGTTTGAGCTCTTGCAATCGCAGTGGAACATTGGGAAGCTGTGCTTCGAGTCCGACACCGAGCCGTACGCTCTGGCCCGCGACAAGAAGGTCATGGTTAGTGATCAGTCCACACTTCTCAGCATTGGATTTCTCATGAAACCAGAAATATTTCAATCTGTTTTGATCGTGCAAGGATTTCGCGGCTGCGTCAGGGATCGATGTGTTCTCGCCGGTGAGCCACACCCTATTTGATCCAGCAGAAATCATAGAGAAGGTAACCCACAAGATTCAGTACTGTGCAGACATGATCATTTGTTGATCGAAAATCTGGAGTTTCTGTGcttagtttttattttcttttgggaAATGGAAGAATGGGGGTCGGCCGCCGATGACATACCAGTCGTTCGTGGCCATCGCCGGCGAGCCACCGGAGCCAATTATGGAGGAGTACTCCGAGCTGCCACCGGTTGGAGATACCGGGGAGTATGAATTGTTGCCAGTGCCTAGAGTGGAGGAGCTTGGGTATGGGGATATCAGCCAGGTGAGAACAGTAGCACACTTGCTATTTGTTTGAATTTTGATCATGTTGGAGATTTTCTTAATTGGATGGCCAATCAAACATATAGGAGGATCTTTCGCTGTTCCGAGGCGGCGAGACAGAAGCCCTGAAGAGGATGAGAGAATCGCTTCATGATAAGGTGATTCTGAAATAAGCGTTTTATTCATCTGCAATTTGTTCATTACCTCTGAATTTTGATCAATTTGGAAATGGAAATGGAAACATATAAGAGGAGAATGGTTACTCTTGCTATGAATGGTTACACTCTGATAACATAGAAATTTTCTTTTACAGGAGTGGGTCGCCAAATTTGAGAAACCTAAGGGTGACCCGTCTGCATTCCTGAAACCTGCAACGACTGTCCTGTCACCATATCTGAAAGTGAGTCTTACTGCCCCTCATAAGACAATTTTTCTTGGCATCTTTCGTCAGTGCATGTTTAGATTGCAGTGCTGAAATGAATTGTTATTGTTGCAGTTTGGTTGCCTGTCGTCAAGGTATTTTTACCACTGCATTCAGGATATTTACAGGAGTACAAAAAAACATACAAATCCACCTGTTTCATTGACTGGCCAggtgaatttatttatttatttataagaGTAACTAACTACATTGATTCGCTCTgaaaagaaagagaatctaACATCTGAATGTTTGACTTCTGTTCTTGCTGTTGCAGTTGCTGTGGAGGGACTTTTTCTACACAGTGGCCTTTGGCACTCCTAATTTTGATCAAATGAAAGGAAACAAAATATGCAAACAGGTCTGTTTCATTTCATCCTATTACCTCCTTTGCTACAACTTCCTTTGTTCATCATGCAAATACCTTGTGGTTCCAGATTCCATGGACAGAGAACGAAGAGCTATTTCCTGCGTGGAGGGACGGTCGGACAGGATATCCTTGGATTGATGCCATCATGATTCAGGTTTGCCCTCACAAATCCATAGCAAGTCTGCCAAATAATGTTCCTTGCTTCCGTCTTTGCTCCACTTTCTGTTACTTCCACTTGCATCACCTGTAACTACCAAATCATGTGAAGTTCCTGCTTATTTTGTTAACTGCCAGCTGAGGAAGTGGGGTTGGATGCATCATCTTGCACGCCACTCTGTTGCTTGT of the Oryza sativa Japonica Group chromosome 2, ASM3414082v1 genome contains:
- the LOC4328669 gene encoding (6-4)DNA photolyase produces the protein MDAAATAATATAAAAMVWFRKGLRVHDNPALDAARRGGAAARLYPVFVLDPRYLRPDQAAPSPGSARAGVARVRFLLESLSDLDARLRRLGSRLLLLRARDDGDVAGTVCAALKDWNIGKLCFESDTEPYALARDKKVMDFAAASGIDVFSPVSHTLFDPAEIIEKNGGRPPMTYQSFVAIAGEPPEPIMEEYSELPPVGDTGEYELLPVPRVEELGYGDISQEDLSLFRGGETEALKRMRESLHDKEWVAKFEKPKGDPSAFLKPATTVLSPYLKFGCLSSRYFYHCIQDIYRSTKKHTNPPVSLTGQLLWRDFFYTVAFGTPNFDQMKGNKICKQIPWTENEELFPAWRDGRTGYPWIDAIMIQLRKWGWMHHLARHSVACFLTRGDLFIHWEKGRDVFERLLIDSDWAINNGNWMWLSCSSFFYQYHRIYSPTSFGKKYDPNGNYIRHFIPVLKDMPKEYIYEPWTAPLSIQKKANCIIGKDYPKPVVDHAIASKECKKMMGEAYASNRLDDDKPDKGKSSNSSRRKLSAGSQVTPNSSKTKQLKRSS